From Nyctibius grandis isolate bNycGra1 chromosome 27, bNycGra1.pri, whole genome shotgun sequence, one genomic window encodes:
- the OARD1 gene encoding ADP-ribose glycohydrolase OARD1 isoform X2 yields the protein MRLGDATGVFTVAHVTMATHFSKDQEERIKCVKGDLFSCPQTDALAHCISEDCRMGAGIAVLFKKKFGGVQELLDQQKKTGEVAVLQREDRYIYYLITKKKVSHKPTYENMRKSLEAMKSHCLNNGVTDISMPRIGCGLDGLDWSKVLAILGEVFEDTDIKITVYAL from the exons ATGCGCTTGGGCGACG CCACAGGAGTCTTCACTGTAGCCCACGTTACCATGGCCACCCACTTCTCCAAGGATCAGGAGGAGAGA ATCAAGTGCGTTAAGGGGGACCTTTTCTCGTGCCCCCAGACAGACGCATTGGCACATTGCATCAGCGAGGACTGTCGTATGGGTGCAGGCATAGCtgttctttttaagaaaaagtttgGAGGCGTACAAGAGCTGTTAGATCAAC AAAAGAAGACTGGGGAGGTGGCAGTTCTCCAAAGAGAGGACCGATACATTTACTACCTG ATTACGAAGAAGAAAGTTTCTCACAAACCAACGTATGAGAATATGCGGAAGAGTTTAGAAGCCATGAAATCTCACTGTCTAAACAATGGAGTTACTGACATTTCCATGCCCAG GATTGGATGTGGACTTGACGGCCTCGATTGGAGTAAAGTTTTGGCAATACTTGGGGAAGTGTTTGAAGACACAGATATAAAGATCACAGTTTACGCTCTGTGA
- the OARD1 gene encoding ADP-ribose glycohydrolase OARD1 isoform X1, which produces MWGALGRLLVAQGPARRIVLHSVSAATGVFTVAHVTMATHFSKDQEERIKCVKGDLFSCPQTDALAHCISEDCRMGAGIAVLFKKKFGGVQELLDQQKKTGEVAVLQREDRYIYYLITKKKVSHKPTYENMRKSLEAMKSHCLNNGVTDISMPRIGCGLDGLDWSKVLAILGEVFEDTDIKITVYAL; this is translated from the exons ATGTGGGGAGCGCTGGGGAGGCTCCTTGTGgcgcagggcccggcccggcggatCGTTCTTCACAGCGTGTCCGCGG CCACAGGAGTCTTCACTGTAGCCCACGTTACCATGGCCACCCACTTCTCCAAGGATCAGGAGGAGAGA ATCAAGTGCGTTAAGGGGGACCTTTTCTCGTGCCCCCAGACAGACGCATTGGCACATTGCATCAGCGAGGACTGTCGTATGGGTGCAGGCATAGCtgttctttttaagaaaaagtttgGAGGCGTACAAGAGCTGTTAGATCAAC AAAAGAAGACTGGGGAGGTGGCAGTTCTCCAAAGAGAGGACCGATACATTTACTACCTG ATTACGAAGAAGAAAGTTTCTCACAAACCAACGTATGAGAATATGCGGAAGAGTTTAGAAGCCATGAAATCTCACTGTCTAAACAATGGAGTTACTGACATTTCCATGCCCAG GATTGGATGTGGACTTGACGGCCTCGATTGGAGTAAAGTTTTGGCAATACTTGGGGAAGTGTTTGAAGACACAGATATAAAGATCACAGTTTACGCTCTGTGA
- the OARD1 gene encoding ADP-ribose glycohydrolase OARD1 isoform X3: protein MATHFSKDQEERIKCVKGDLFSCPQTDALAHCISEDCRMGAGIAVLFKKKFGGVQELLDQQKKTGEVAVLQREDRYIYYLITKKKVSHKPTYENMRKSLEAMKSHCLNNGVTDISMPRIGCGLDGLDWSKVLAILGEVFEDTDIKITVYAL, encoded by the exons ATGGCCACCCACTTCTCCAAGGATCAGGAGGAGAGA ATCAAGTGCGTTAAGGGGGACCTTTTCTCGTGCCCCCAGACAGACGCATTGGCACATTGCATCAGCGAGGACTGTCGTATGGGTGCAGGCATAGCtgttctttttaagaaaaagtttgGAGGCGTACAAGAGCTGTTAGATCAAC AAAAGAAGACTGGGGAGGTGGCAGTTCTCCAAAGAGAGGACCGATACATTTACTACCTG ATTACGAAGAAGAAAGTTTCTCACAAACCAACGTATGAGAATATGCGGAAGAGTTTAGAAGCCATGAAATCTCACTGTCTAAACAATGGAGTTACTGACATTTCCATGCCCAG GATTGGATGTGGACTTGACGGCCTCGATTGGAGTAAAGTTTTGGCAATACTTGGGGAAGTGTTTGAAGACACAGATATAAAGATCACAGTTTACGCTCTGTGA